The proteins below are encoded in one region of Pacificitalea manganoxidans:
- a CDS encoding xanthine dehydrogenase family protein molybdopterin-binding subunit — protein MGLVDAPLAGRSVPRVEDAALLSGRGRFVDDLPVTPGTLALAFVRAPHGHAEINNVDTDAARAMPGVVAVITGADVARLTRSMTVGVKAQVDCWPMAVDRVRYVGEPVVMVVARDRYLAEDAAEKVEVAYTALPAVLAPLAALAEDAPVLHPSLGTNLINERRFSYGAPDTAFAEAAHRIAIEVDYPRNSCTPIETYGVVASYEPGEEAYDVTANFQGPFSIHAVVARALQVPGNRMRLRTPPDSGGSFGIKQGVFPYMILTCVAARVAGAPVKWIEDRLEHLQASVSATNRHTRLEAAVTAEGRITALDWDQVEDCGAHLRAPEPATLYRMHGNMTGAYAIDHVRIRNRVVLTNKTPTGLNRGFGGPQVYYALERLVDRIARQLGLDRLDVIRRNLIPADAFPYRTATGAQYDSGDYQTALDRAVTEGGLADLIARRDAARAEGRRYGIGYACVIEPSVSNMGYITTVLTPEDRAKAGPKNGAQSTATIAIDPLGAVTVKVASVPQGQGHRTVLAQVVADELGVPFDSVRVLADVDTMRDAWSIASGNYASRFAPAVTGAAKIAAQRLRAKLARVAAQQLNLTAEDVAFRNGRVVDSGNPDNSVSFARVAAAAHWAPGTLPDGVDQTIRETVFWTPDQLQAPDSEDGVNSSLCHGFIFDFCGVEIDRDTAEPRIDAYVTMHDCGRILHPAMVDGQVRGGFAQAVGAAFLEEYAYGADGSFQAGTLADYLMPTVMEVPEPQILHHETPSPFTPTGAKGVGEGNCMSTPVCIANAVADALSPVEDATHGPDLTLPLTASKLAPLVFAEEPQSRNPQADPAPQASSAGGRKLTGEGRAVVAASRQAVWDMVLDPATLEAIVPGAHGIEKVSDTSFKADVTLGVGPVKGRYKAEINLSDLDPPNALTLSGKAVGGLGTGQGSGRITLTETPEGTEIAYVYEAEIGGKVASVGGRLLDGAAKVVIGEFFRALARHAGGGGGGSGPLGRVRRAVAGGRATLATLLKGGRS, from the coding sequence ATGGGTTTGGTTGATGCGCCGCTCGCGGGCCGGTCGGTGCCGCGCGTGGAAGATGCAGCATTGCTGTCGGGCCGGGGGAGGTTCGTCGATGACTTGCCGGTCACGCCGGGCACGCTTGCGCTGGCCTTTGTCCGCGCGCCCCATGGTCATGCGGAAATCAACAACGTGGACACGGATGCGGCACGGGCCATGCCCGGCGTTGTGGCTGTCATCACGGGGGCCGATGTCGCGCGCCTGACGCGGTCGATGACCGTGGGCGTCAAGGCGCAGGTCGATTGCTGGCCGATGGCTGTGGACCGGGTCCGCTATGTGGGTGAGCCGGTCGTCATGGTGGTCGCCCGTGACCGCTATCTGGCCGAAGACGCCGCCGAAAAGGTGGAGGTCGCATATACCGCGCTGCCTGCCGTGCTCGCGCCGCTTGCCGCACTGGCCGAGGATGCGCCAGTGCTGCATCCCAGCCTTGGCACCAACCTGATCAACGAGCGGCGGTTCAGCTACGGCGCACCCGATACGGCCTTTGCCGAGGCTGCGCATCGCATCGCGATCGAGGTCGATTATCCCCGCAATTCCTGCACCCCAATCGAAACCTACGGTGTCGTGGCCAGTTACGAGCCGGGCGAAGAGGCCTATGACGTCACCGCCAACTTTCAGGGGCCGTTTTCCATTCATGCGGTGGTCGCGCGGGCGTTGCAGGTGCCCGGCAACCGGATGCGGCTGCGCACCCCGCCCGACAGCGGCGGCTCCTTCGGGATCAAGCAGGGCGTGTTTCCCTATATGATCCTGACCTGTGTCGCTGCGCGGGTTGCGGGCGCGCCGGTCAAGTGGATCGAAGACCGGCTGGAGCATTTGCAGGCCAGCGTCTCCGCCACAAACCGTCACACCCGGTTGGAGGCCGCCGTCACCGCCGAGGGCCGCATCACCGCGCTTGATTGGGATCAGGTCGAAGATTGCGGTGCCCATCTGCGCGCGCCGGAGCCTGCGACGCTTTACCGGATGCATGGCAACATGACCGGGGCATACGCGATTGACCATGTCCGCATCCGCAACCGCGTGGTGCTGACCAATAAGACACCCACCGGGCTGAACCGGGGCTTTGGCGGGCCGCAGGTCTACTACGCGCTGGAACGGCTGGTGGACCGGATCGCACGGCAGCTTGGGCTGGATCGACTCGATGTGATCCGCCGCAATCTGATCCCCGCCGATGCATTTCCTTACCGCACCGCGACCGGCGCGCAATACGATTCCGGCGACTATCAGACCGCGCTGGACCGCGCGGTGACCGAGGGCGGTCTGGCCGACCTGATCGCGCGCCGCGACGCCGCCCGCGCCGAGGGTCGCCGCTACGGTATCGGCTATGCCTGCGTGATCGAGCCGTCCGTGTCGAACATGGGCTACATCACCACCGTGCTGACCCCGGAGGACCGCGCCAAGGCCGGCCCCAAGAACGGTGCGCAATCGACCGCGACCATTGCCATCGACCCGCTGGGCGCGGTGACGGTGAAGGTTGCCTCAGTGCCGCAGGGCCAGGGCCATCGCACGGTTCTGGCGCAGGTCGTGGCGGATGAATTGGGCGTGCCCTTCGACAGCGTGCGCGTGCTTGCCGATGTGGACACAATGCGCGACGCGTGGTCCATCGCGTCGGGCAACTATGCTTCGCGCTTCGCCCCAGCCGTGACCGGCGCGGCCAAGATCGCGGCGCAGCGGCTGCGTGCCAAGCTCGCCCGCGTCGCAGCGCAGCAGTTGAACCTGACAGCTGAGGACGTGGCATTCCGCAACGGGCGCGTGGTGGACAGCGGCAATCCTGACAATTCTGTTTCCTTCGCAAGAGTGGCTGCGGCGGCGCATTGGGCACCGGGCACCCTGCCCGACGGGGTCGACCAGACCATCCGCGAAACGGTATTCTGGACCCCGGACCAATTGCAGGCGCCCGATAGCGAGGACGGGGTCAATTCGTCGCTCTGTCATGGGTTTATCTTTGATTTCTGCGGGGTCGAGATTGACCGCGACACCGCAGAGCCGCGCATCGACGCCTATGTCACCATGCATGACTGCGGACGCATCCTGCATCCCGCGATGGTGGACGGACAGGTCCGCGGGGGCTTCGCGCAGGCGGTGGGCGCGGCGTTCCTTGAAGAATACGCCTATGGCGCGGATGGCAGCTTTCAGGCCGGAACGCTGGCCGATTACCTGATGCCGACGGTGATGGAGGTGCCGGAGCCGCAGATCCTGCACCATGAAACCCCGTCGCCCTTTACCCCGACGGGCGCCAAGGGCGTGGGCGAGGGCAATTGCATGTCCACGCCGGTCTGCATCGCCAATGCCGTGGCGGACGCGCTGTCGCCTGTCGAAGATGCGACCCACGGGCCTGATCTGACCCTGCCGCTGACGGCGAGCAAACTTGCGCCGTTGGTCTTTGCCGAGGAGCCGCAATCGCGCAATCCGCAGGCCGACCCCGCGCCGCAGGCCAGTAGCGCGGGCGGGCGCAAGTTGACCGGCGAAGGCCGGGCCGTGGTTGCCGCGTCGCGTCAGGCGGTCTGGGACATGGTGCTGGACCCGGCCACGCTGGAGGCGATCGTTCCCGGCGCGCATGGCATCGAGAAGGTCTCCGATACCTCATTCAAGGCCGATGTCACGCTTGGCGTCGGCCCGGTGAAGGGCCGCTATAAGGCTGAAATCAACCTCTCCGATCTGGACCCGCCCAACGCGCTGACCCTGTCGGGCAAGGCGGTCGGCGGTCTGGGCACCGGGCAGGGCTCGGGCCGCATCACGCTGACCGAAACGCCTGAAGGCACCGAGATCGCCTATGTCTACGAG
- a CDS encoding AraC family transcriptional regulator produces MVRHAHSQCHVLLKVEGHDSQFDVDGRKVDLTDESAVLINAWENHSYTHRPGQPPTVILALYIEPEWLSGFRSNWQASAAPGFFPLPGGAITPQMRNQAREIAEAMIQDPGDAAGHEALIGRLMISTLERMALWREPYPSIRNMAGRVGLPDRRISRALRVIREDPGAVPSMDWLSRESGLSRAHFFRLFEAGTGVSPRVYLNMVRLERAVAAVANEDRSFAAISHDLGFSVPAHFSRFFHDHAGSAPSTFRAVAGLRTASF; encoded by the coding sequence TTGGTCAGGCATGCCCATTCCCAATGTCATGTTCTGTTGAAGGTCGAAGGCCATGACAGTCAGTTCGATGTGGATGGGCGCAAAGTCGACCTGACCGACGAAAGCGCCGTGCTCATCAATGCATGGGAAAATCACAGCTACACACACCGTCCGGGCCAGCCGCCGACCGTGATCCTTGCGCTTTATATCGAGCCTGAATGGCTAAGCGGGTTTCGCAGCAACTGGCAGGCCAGCGCCGCGCCCGGCTTCTTCCCGCTTCCGGGCGGGGCGATCACGCCGCAGATGCGCAATCAGGCGCGGGAAATCGCGGAAGCGATGATACAGGATCCCGGCGATGCCGCAGGTCATGAGGCTCTGATCGGGCGGCTGATGATTTCGACGCTGGAGCGGATGGCCCTGTGGCGGGAGCCGTATCCTTCGATCCGCAACATGGCCGGGCGCGTCGGCCTGCCGGACCGCCGTATTTCGCGGGCGCTGCGGGTGATACGCGAAGATCCCGGTGCGGTGCCGTCGATGGACTGGCTGTCGCGCGAAAGCGGTCTGTCGCGCGCGCATTTCTTCCGGCTTTTCGAGGCGGGCACGGGTGTGTCGCCACGGGTCTATCTGAACATGGTGCGGCTGGAACGCGCGGTGGCTGCCGTAGCCAATGAGGACCGCAGCTTTGCCGCGATTTCCCATGACCTAGGATTTTCAGTCCCGGCGCATTTCTCGCGTTTCTTCCATGACCATGCAGGCTCCGCGCCCAGCACCTTCCGCGCGGTGGCAGGTTTGCGAACCGCCTCATTTTGA
- a CDS encoding benzoate/H(+) symporter BenE family transporter: MGLLAAFVGYAASFAIVLAGLTAMGGTEAQVASGLFFTTLAMGVCSIWLPAVTRIPAAVAWSTPGAAFLASASALPGGFAEAIGATIICAGLIVLTGFVPALGRAVAAIPKPVANALLAGVLLQLCLAPAQALGAAPLLVTPLLIVWAAGLAWHRLAAMPLTILAFLIITFTAVDAPGAALSATSIGLPEISTLMPQFTLRGLVSVALPLYLVTMAGQNIPGFAVLELNGYRVDRQPLIRRTGLASLLIAPFGAIPVNMSAITAAMMSGEDAGRDPARRYWAGIFSGIGYVAMAFCAEPVVALTRIAPTEVITAVAGLALIPALVSSLSGAFSVPGKLEAPALTFLFAASGMTLLGVSGAFWGTLIGVLVWLLKRAR, translated from the coding sequence ATGGGGCTGCTTGCAGCCTTCGTCGGCTATGCCGCGTCATTTGCCATCGTTCTGGCCGGGCTTACCGCGATGGGCGGGACAGAGGCGCAGGTGGCCTCCGGGCTGTTCTTTACCACGCTCGCGATGGGCGTCTGCAGCATCTGGCTGCCCGCGGTCACCCGCATACCGGCAGCAGTGGCATGGTCGACGCCCGGCGCGGCGTTCCTTGCCTCCGCCAGCGCCTTGCCGGGCGGTTTCGCGGAGGCAATCGGCGCGACGATCATCTGCGCCGGGCTGATCGTGCTGACCGGCTTCGTGCCGGCGCTGGGCCGGGCCGTGGCTGCGATCCCAAAACCGGTCGCCAATGCCCTTCTGGCCGGGGTGCTGCTGCAACTGTGCCTCGCCCCGGCGCAGGCGCTGGGCGCGGCGCCTTTGCTGGTGACACCGCTGCTGATCGTGTGGGCGGCAGGGCTGGCGTGGCACCGGCTGGCGGCGATGCCTTTGACGATCCTTGCGTTTCTCATCATCACCTTCACCGCAGTCGACGCCCCCGGCGCAGCGTTGTCGGCCACCAGCATCGGCCTGCCCGAAATCTCGACGCTGATGCCACAGTTCACCCTGCGTGGCCTCGTGTCCGTGGCGCTTCCGCTCTACCTCGTGACCATGGCGGGGCAGAACATCCCCGGCTTCGCGGTGCTGGAATTGAATGGCTACAGGGTGGACCGGCAACCGCTGATCCGCCGCACGGGACTGGCGAGCCTGCTGATTGCGCCGTTTGGGGCGATCCCGGTCAACATGTCGGCCATCACGGCGGCGATGATGTCAGGCGAGGATGCAGGCCGCGATCCCGCCCGGCGGTATTGGGCGGGAATATTTTCAGGCATCGGCTATGTCGCGATGGCGTTCTGCGCGGAGCCGGTCGTGGCACTGACCCGCATCGCCCCGACCGAGGTCATCACCGCCGTCGCCGGTCTGGCTTTGATCCCGGCGCTGGTGTCGTCCCTTTCGGGCGCGTTTAGCGTGCCGGGCAAACTGGAAGCTCCGGCGCTGACATTCCTGTTCGCCGCCAGCGGCATGACGCTTCTGGGGGTCAGCGGCGCGTTTTGGGGCACGCTGATCGGCGTGCTGGTGTGGCTGCTGAAACGCGCCCGCTGA
- a CDS encoding MYG1 family protein, which translates to MTITHLVTHSGGFHADELLSSVILTRLYPEASVVRSRDAAVIAPGEGKIIYDVGRDYDPEQRIFDHHQRPVPLREDEQPYSSFGLIWKHYGHDYLRALDVPEADVDDIYRSFDKGFVLPIDLIDNGALEPSVAGPLAGLTLSALLESLKPAFDDDAPGADDHAFAAALGVARAFVEAAIRGRAGKRRAETMVLSAIEAAGEGRVLELPRGMPFRSAVEKAGADRLLFVIHPRNGDWVLTTIRKSGDSFESRADLPEPWAGLTDAALEEASGVPGAKFCHNARFIAVADSREAIGRLADLAVAAASA; encoded by the coding sequence ATGACCATCACCCATCTCGTCACCCATTCCGGCGGCTTCCACGCGGACGAACTTTTGTCTTCCGTGATCCTGACCCGGCTCTATCCGGAGGCGTCGGTGGTGCGGTCGCGCGATGCGGCGGTGATCGCCCCCGGCGAGGGCAAGATCATCTACGATGTGGGCCGGGACTATGACCCTGAACAGCGCATCTTCGATCATCACCAGCGCCCGGTGCCGCTGCGGGAGGACGAGCAGCCCTATAGCTCCTTTGGGCTGATCTGGAAGCATTATGGCCACGACTATCTGCGGGCGCTCGACGTGCCCGAGGCCGATGTGGACGATATTTACCGCAGCTTCGACAAGGGGTTCGTGCTGCCTATCGACCTGATCGACAACGGCGCGCTGGAGCCGTCGGTTGCCGGACCGCTGGCCGGGCTGACGCTGTCTGCGCTGCTGGAAAGCCTGAAGCCCGCGTTCGACGATGACGCGCCGGGCGCAGATGATCACGCCTTCGCCGCCGCACTGGGCGTGGCGCGGGCGTTTGTCGAGGCGGCGATCCGGGGCCGGGCGGGCAAACGCCGTGCCGAAACGATGGTCCTGAGCGCGATCGAGGCCGCAGGCGAGGGGCGTGTTCTGGAACTGCCACGGGGGATGCCGTTCCGCTCGGCGGTGGAGAAAGCGGGCGCCGATCGTCTGCTGTTCGTTATTCATCCGCGCAATGGCGACTGGGTTCTGACGACGATCCGCAAAAGCGGCGACAGTTTCGAAAGCCGCGCCGACCTGCCCGAACCGTGGGCCGGGCTGACCGATGCGGCGTTAGAGGAGGCCAGCGGCGTGCCAGGAGCGAAGTTCTGCCACAACGCGCGCTTCATCGCGGTGGCCGACAGTCGCGAGGCGATTGGACGTCTGGCCGATCTGGCGGTTGCGGCGGCCAGCGCCTAA
- a CDS encoding ETC complex I subunit produces the protein MRARIYRPARNAMQSGTAKTKLWRLDFAPASSREVDPLMGWTSSSDTQSQVRLSFDSKEAAIDYAKSHGLDYVVMEPKPRRANVRPRGYGENFATDRRTVWTH, from the coding sequence ATGCGCGCCAGAATCTACCGACCCGCCCGTAACGCGATGCAGTCCGGCACCGCCAAGACCAAGCTGTGGCGTCTGGATTTCGCCCCGGCCTCCTCGCGCGAGGTCGATCCGCTGATGGGCTGGACCAGTTCCTCGGACACGCAAAGTCAGGTGCGGCTCAGTTTTGACAGCAAAGAAGCCGCGATCGACTACGCCAAATCCCACGGTCTGGATTACGTCGTGATGGAGCCGAAGCCGCGCCGCGCCAATGTTCGTCCGCGCGGCTATGGCGAAAACTTCGCCACCGATCGCCGCACCGTCTGGACGCACTGA
- the uvrB gene encoding excinuclease ABC subunit UvrB: protein MPYALTDTSEIPLLHSPAPDVKSRPKLEGGRKFVMQTEFEAAGDQPSAIAELTEGVRNGERDQVLLGATGTGKTFTMARIIEETQRPAIILAPNKTLAAQLYGEFKGFFPDNAVEYFVSYYDYYQPEAYVPRSDTFIEKESQINEQIDRMRHSATRALLERDDVIIVASVSCIYGIGSVETYGAMTQDLIAGQEYDQRKVIADLIAQQYRRNDQAFQRGSFRVRGDVLELWPAHLEDRAWRLSFFGEELEGITEFDPLTGQKTGSFDQIRIYANSHYVTPKPTMQQAVQSIKKELRQRLDQLVNEGKLLEAQRLEQRTNFDIEMLEATGVCNGIENYSRYLTGRAPGEPPPTLFEFIPDNAIVFADESHVSVPQIGGMYRGDYRRKFTLAEHGFRLPSCMDNRPLKFEEWDAMRPQSVFVSATPASWELEQTGGVFTEQVIRPTGLLDPQIEIRPVEMQVDDLLDEIRKVSAQGYRTLCTTLTKRMAEDLTEYLHEQGIKVRYMHSDIDTIERIEILRDLRLGAFDVLIGINLLREGLDIPECGLVAILDADKEGFLRSETSLVQTIGRAARNADGRVIMYADRITGSMERAMAETDRRRAKQIAYNEEHGITPATVRKNVDDILAGLYKGDVDMNRVTAQIDKPMHGANLEAHLDALRVQMRKAAENLEFEEAARLRDEVKRLEAVDLAIADDPMARQAAVAAAGEAATKARGRSTAGRPGQRGGNVQRRKKR, encoded by the coding sequence ATGCCCTACGCCCTGACCGATACGTCCGAGATTCCCCTGCTCCACAGCCCCGCGCCCGATGTCAAATCGCGGCCGAAGCTGGAGGGTGGCCGCAAGTTCGTGATGCAGACGGAGTTCGAGGCCGCAGGGGACCAGCCGTCTGCGATTGCGGAACTGACGGAGGGCGTGCGCAACGGCGAGCGCGATCAGGTTCTGCTGGGCGCGACCGGCACGGGCAAGACCTTTACCATGGCGCGGATCATCGAGGAGACCCAGCGCCCGGCGATCATCCTTGCCCCGAACAAGACGCTCGCCGCCCAGCTATACGGGGAGTTCAAGGGCTTCTTCCCCGATAACGCGGTCGAGTATTTTGTCAGCTACTACGATTACTATCAGCCCGAAGCCTATGTGCCGCGCTCCGACACCTTCATCGAGAAGGAAAGCCAGATTAACGAACAGATCGACCGGATGCGCCATTCGGCCACCCGGGCGCTGCTGGAACGCGATGACGTGATCATCGTGGCGTCGGTGTCGTGCATCTACGGTATCGGTTCGGTCGAGACCTACGGCGCGATGACGCAGGATCTGATCGCCGGGCAGGAATACGACCAGCGCAAGGTGATCGCCGATCTGATCGCACAGCAATACCGGCGCAACGATCAGGCGTTCCAGCGCGGCAGCTTCCGCGTGCGCGGCGATGTGCTGGAACTGTGGCCCGCCCACCTTGAGGACCGCGCGTGGCGGCTGTCCTTTTTTGGCGAGGAGCTAGAGGGCATCACCGAATTCGACCCCCTGACGGGGCAGAAGACGGGCAGCTTCGATCAGATCCGCATTTACGCCAACAGCCACTACGTCACGCCGAAACCGACGATGCAGCAGGCGGTGCAGAGCATCAAGAAAGAGCTGCGCCAGCGGCTCGATCAGCTGGTGAACGAGGGTAAGCTGCTGGAAGCGCAGCGACTGGAGCAGCGCACCAATTTCGATATCGAGATGCTGGAGGCCACGGGGGTCTGCAACGGCATCGAGAACTATTCCCGCTATCTGACGGGCCGCGCACCGGGTGAGCCGCCCCCCACCCTGTTCGAGTTCATCCCCGACAACGCCATCGTGTTCGCTGATGAAAGCCACGTCTCCGTGCCGCAGATCGGTGGCATGTATCGGGGCGACTACCGACGGAAATTCACGCTGGCGGAGCATGGCTTCCGCTTGCCCTCCTGCATGGACAACCGCCCGCTGAAGTTCGAGGAATGGGACGCGATGCGCCCGCAATCGGTCTTTGTCTCGGCCACGCCCGCATCATGGGAGCTGGAGCAGACCGGCGGGGTTTTCACCGAACAGGTCATTCGCCCGACCGGCCTGCTCGACCCGCAGATCGAAATCCGCCCCGTGGAAATGCAGGTGGACGATCTGCTGGACGAAATCCGCAAAGTGTCAGCGCAGGGCTACCGCACGCTGTGCACCACCCTGACTAAACGCATGGCCGAGGATCTGACCGAATATCTGCACGAGCAGGGCATCAAGGTGCGCTACATGCACAGCGACATCGACACGATCGAGCGGATCGAGATCCTGCGCGATCTGCGGCTGGGCGCGTTTGACGTGCTGATCGGCATCAACCTGCTGCGCGAAGGGCTCGACATCCCCGAATGCGGTCTGGTGGCGATCCTCGACGCGGATAAGGAGGGCTTCCTGCGGTCTGAGACCTCGCTGGTGCAGACCATCGGCCGGGCCGCGCGGAATGCCGATGGGCGGGTTATCATGTATGCCGACCGCATTACCGGCTCGATGGAGCGGGCGATGGCGGAAACTGATCGCCGCCGCGCCAAACAGATCGCCTATAACGAGGAACACGGCATCACCCCAGCCACCGTGCGCAAGAATGTCGATGACATCCTCGCCGGGCTTTACAAGGGTGATGTGGACATGAACCGCGTCACCGCCCAGATCGACAAGCCGATGCATGGGGCCAATCTGGAGGCGCATCTCGACGCCCTGCGCGTGCAAATGCGCAAGGCTGCCGAGAACCTCGAGTTCGAGGAAGCCGCCCGCCTGCGCGACGAGGTCAAGCGGCTGGAAGCGGTCGATCTGGCCATTGCCGACGATCCAATGGCGCGACAGGCCGCAGTGGCAGCGGCGGGCGAGGCCGCGACCAAGGCGCGCGGACGGTCCACCGCCGGACGCCCGGGACAACGTGGCGGCAACGTGCAACGACGCAAAAAGCGGTGA
- a CDS encoding YdeI/OmpD-associated family protein: protein MITRIEDYFTRGCGRCDRFDGPDCSVHHWAAGLSALRQICLEAGLTETVKWGQPCYTHAGRNIAILGAFRENFCLTFFKAGLLDDPDRLLERAGPNTQTAGVLRFTEVEAPAERADAIRDFLHQLKHHAEAGTKPSRQTPRVDLPEDLVEALDDDPDLAAAFHALTPGRQRSYVITLSGAKKPETRARRILGFRERILLSRGATER, encoded by the coding sequence ATGATCACGCGGATCGAGGACTATTTCACGCGCGGCTGCGGGCGCTGCGACCGCTTCGACGGGCCGGACTGCTCAGTGCATCACTGGGCAGCGGGGTTATCGGCTCTGCGGCAGATTTGCCTTGAGGCGGGCCTTACGGAGACGGTGAAATGGGGTCAGCCCTGCTACACCCATGCCGGGCGCAATATCGCCATTCTCGGTGCGTTTCGCGAAAATTTCTGCCTGACCTTTTTCAAGGCCGGTCTGCTGGACGACCCGGACCGGTTATTGGAACGGGCCGGACCAAACACCCAGACTGCGGGCGTTCTGCGTTTCACCGAAGTGGAGGCCCCCGCAGAACGGGCCGATGCGATCCGCGACTTCCTGCACCAGCTAAAGCACCACGCAGAGGCGGGTACCAAGCCGTCCCGACAGACCCCCCGCGTCGACCTGCCCGAGGATCTGGTGGAGGCGCTCGACGACGACCCGGATCTGGCCGCCGCCTTCCACGCGCTCACCCCCGGACGCCAGCGCAGCTACGTCATCACCCTGTCGGGCGCGAAAAAACCCGAGACGCGGGCGCGCCGCATTCTCGGGTTTCGGGAGCGTATCCTGTTGAGCCGTGGCGCGACGGAACGGTAA
- a CDS encoding TFIIB-type zinc ribbon-containing protein yields MKCPIDQSDLLMTERHGVEIDYCPKCRGVWLDRGELDKIIDKATDEAASTTTEPPRPDVPPQSEPFRDERYRSEPWADPSYREEPRVYQEPYRPRYRDDDYRDRDARGSERDDRAYYQYKKRKKKNILSEIFDF; encoded by the coding sequence ATGAAATGCCCGATTGACCAGAGCGACCTGCTGATGACGGAACGCCACGGGGTCGAGATCGACTATTGCCCCAAATGCCGTGGTGTTTGGCTGGACCGGGGCGAGTTGGACAAGATCATCGATAAGGCGACGGATGAGGCCGCCAGCACCACGACGGAGCCGCCGCGTCCCGATGTGCCGCCGCAGTCGGAGCCGTTTCGGGATGAGCGCTACCGTTCCGAGCCTTGGGCCGATCCCAGCTACCGCGAGGAGCCGCGGGTTTATCAAGAACCCTACCGCCCCCGCTATCGCGACGATGACTATCGCGACCGGGATGCGCGCGGATCGGAGCGGGATGATCGGGCATACTATCAGTATAAAAAGCGCAAGAAGAAGAACATCCTGAGCGAGATATTCGACTTCTAG
- a CDS encoding GlsB/YeaQ/YmgE family stress response membrane protein yields METFFEAVGWVSLILLILIGLGAGYIASMISGGRNRAKYMVIGVLGALMAPLIAGLLGVGLLAAGGVLIVLVLALVGAVVLVGLAKIIFD; encoded by the coding sequence ATGGAAACCTTCTTCGAAGCGGTGGGCTGGGTGAGCCTGATCCTGCTGATCCTGATCGGGCTGGGCGCGGGCTACATCGCCTCGATGATCTCGGGCGGGCGCAACCGCGCGAAATACATGGTGATCGGGGTTCTGGGCGCGTTGATGGCGCCGCTCATCGCCGGGCTTCTGGGCGTCGGTCTGCTGGCCGCTGGGGGCGTGCTGATCGTGCTGGTGTTGGCGCTGGTCGGCGCTGTCGTTCTGGTCGGCTTGGCAAAGATCATCTTTGACTGA